GTTCGCAGGGGATCGACGGATCGAAACCGACGAGTGCGCCGCCCGCGGAGTCGGGACCGATGGCCGACCGTTTGGTCCCCGTCCTGGTCGCACTCGGCGGGTTCTGTGGCGCCGTCTCGCGCTACCTCGTCGGCGTCGCGGTTCCCGGTCCCGACCCGCTCGGGACGCTGACGGCGAACGTCCTCGGGAGTTTCGTCCTCGCGGCCGCCGTCGGCGTCGTGCGTTCGCGGCGGTTCCGGTTCTTCCTCGCGACCGGACTGCTCTCGTCGTTCACGACCTACAGCACCTTCGCGGTCGAGACGGCGATGCTCGGGCCCGCGTGGGGCGTGGCGAACGTCGGACTCACTTACGGGCTGGGTTTCGGCGCCGCGCTCGCGGGCTTGCTCATCGGGAGGCGGTTCGCGTGATCGACGCGCTCGCCCGGCTTCCGGTCCCGATCCTCGTCGGTCTCGGCGGTGCCGCGGGGGCGCTCGCCCGGTACGCGGTCGACGTCGCGCTCGACGGCGGCCGACCGAGCACGTTCGCGGTCAACGTCCTCGGGAGCGTCCTCCTCGGCGGCCTCGTCGCCTCGGGGCCGCCCGAAGCGGCCCTGACGATCGCCGGCACGGGCTTTTGCGGGGCGTTCACGACCTTCTCGTCGTTCGCGGTCAACGTCGCGGAGGTGGCCTCTGACGGTCGAGTCCGGCTGGCGGTCGTCGACGCTCTCGGGACGCTCGTGGCGGCGCTGCTCGGGGTCGGTATCGGCACCGCGATGGTCGCCTG
This is a stretch of genomic DNA from Halobellus sp. MBLA0158. It encodes these proteins:
- a CDS encoding fluoride efflux transporter FluC, translated to MIDALARLPVPILVGLGGAAGALARYAVDVALDGGRPSTFAVNVLGSVLLGGLVASGPPEAALTIAGTGFCGAFTTFSSFAVNVAEVASDGRVRLAVVDALGTLVAALLGVGIGTAMVAW
- a CDS encoding fluoride efflux transporter FluC, with the translated sequence MADRLVPVLVALGGFCGAVSRYLVGVAVPGPDPLGTLTANVLGSFVLAAAVGVVRSRRFRFFLATGLLSSFTTYSTFAVETAMLGPAWGVANVGLTYGLGFGAALAGLLIGRRFA